One segment of Coffea arabica cultivar ET-39 chromosome 7c, Coffea Arabica ET-39 HiFi, whole genome shotgun sequence DNA contains the following:
- the LOC113698670 gene encoding translocase of chloroplast 159, chloroplastic, with translation MDSKEVAAASSPVSGSSPNNNTGFEIDIDTALKVGSNLNTDIHGSGSNGKVNFSSASDDEGFVSGEEDFDMASEKPFVAGPDEKEKSDGLAGENSDGPFAASSEVSVPIDDNRAASEVLVGDNVENVDKVGELEGGKDVEGGEGEPVKESQAVGVGDSLSDNLDESVVKGLEGKPEAPPVFAGDSVSNLDGSGGDSQGGAIESFGERSGTSAGEKEESKQLELLVNASEREEPEQASLVTNACEVANHDKSDSAAVDTSTVKNGPQPMEEKNVEGIPETGMEQLAESEAKENGTVSSSGDAGELLGGDQIQAGKSVDEGTYVSIQDDGLEKSESGISHWPEHDKPKSIHDAPEIVEAEDEAKIQMGEEAGLEGSISDGDNDGMIFGSSEAAKQFIEELERGSGGNSFSGADTSLDQPQRVDGQIVTDSDDEVDTDEEGENKELFDSAALAALLKAATGADPDGGSITITSQDGSRLFSVERPAGLGSSLRSLRPTPRPNRPNIFTPSTFSNSGDSESNLTDEEKKKLERLQQIQVKFLRLLHRLGLSTDESVAAQVIYRLTLAAGRQIGQLFSTEAAKAMALQLEAEEKDNLDFSLNILVLGKSGVGKSATLNSIFGEEKAQIDAFQPATTTVKEISGFVDGVKLRVFDTPGLKCSAMEQSFNRSILSSVKKLTKKNPPDIVLYVDRLDAQTRDLNDLPLLRTISGSLGSSTWRSAIVTLTHAASAPPDGPSGSPMSYEAFVTQRSHVVQHSIGQAVGDLRMMSPSLMNPVSLVENHPSCRRNREGQKVLPNGQTWRPQLLLLFYSMKILSEAGSLSKPQDPFDHRKLFGFRVRSPPLPYMLSSMLQSRAHPKLSTEQGGEIGDSDIDLDDLSDIDNDDEDEYDQLPPFRPLRKAQIAKLSKEQRKAYFDEYDYRVKLLQKKQWKEELKRMKEMKTKGKDAEIVNGFTEEDADSAAAAPVAVPLPDMVLPPSFDGDNPAYRYRFLEPTSQFLARPVLDTHSWDHDCGYDGVNVENSLAILNRFPAAVTVQVTKDKKDFSISLDSSIAAKHGENVSSMAGFDIQSIGKQLAYVVRGETKFKNLKKNRTAGGVSITFLGENVVPGIKIEDQITLGKQYALVGSAGVVRAQQDNAYGANFELQRREQDFPIGQVQSTFSMSVIKWRGDLALGFNSLAQFSVGRGSKVAVRAGINNKLSGQVTVRASSSEHLSLALAAVIPTVISIYKKLCPGVGEKHLMY, from the coding sequence ATGGACTCGAAGGAAGTGGCTGCTGCGTCTTCTCCGGTCTCAGGTTCTTCACCTAATAATAATACTGGTTTTGAAATTGATATTGATACTGCTCTTAAGGTTGGTAGTAATTTGAATACTGATATTCATGGTAGTGGTAGCAATGGTAAAGTTAATTTTAGTAGTGCTTCTGATGATGAGGGGTTTGTGAGTGGTGAGGAGGATTTTGATATGGCTTCGGAGAAGCCATTTGTGGCCGGCcctgatgaaaaagaaaaatccgaCGGCCTTGCGGGGGAGAATTCTGACGGCCCTTTTGCGGCTTCGTCGGAAGTATCTGTCCCAATCGATGATAATAGGGCTGCTTCTGAGGTTTTAGTTGGTGATAATGTCGAAAATGTTGATAAAGTCGGGGAATTAGAGGGTGGGAAGGATGTTGAAGGAGGTGAGGGCGAACCGGTGAAAGAATCTCAAGCTGTTGGTGTAGGGGATAGTCTTTCTGATAATTTGGATGAAAGTGTTGTCAAGGGCTTGGAGGGGAAGCCTGAAGCTCCTCCTGTCTTTGCTGGGGATTCGGTCTCGAATTTGGATGGGAGTGGTGGTGATAGTCAAGGGGGCGCGATAGAGAGTTTTGGGGAAAGGAGTGGAACTAGTGCCGGTGAAAAGGAGGAATCAAAACAACTGGAATTATTAGTGAATGCCAGTGAAAGAGAGGAACCAGAACAAGCGTCACTTGTGACCAATGCCTGTGAAGTTGCAAATCATGATAAGTCAGATAGTGCAGCGGTTGATACCTCCACCGTCAAAAATGGTCCTCAACCAATGGAAGAGAAGAATGTTGAAGGGATTCCTGAGACTGGAATGGAGCAATTGGCTGAATCAGAAGCTAAAGAAAATGGCACTGTGTCGAGCAGTGGTGATGCTGGGGAATTACTAGGTGGAGATCAAATTCAGGCTGGCAAATCTGTTGACGAAGGAACATACGTCAGCATTCAGGATGATGGATTGGAAAAAAGTGAGTCTGGCATTTCTCATTGGCCTGAGCATGATAAACCGAAATCAATTCATGATGCTCCAGAAATAGTAGAAGCAGAAGATGAAGCTAAGATTCAGATGGGGGAAGAAGCTGGCCTTGAAGGCTCAATTTCAGATGGGGATAATGATGGTATGATATTTGGAAGCTCTGAAGCAGCTAAACAGTTCATTGAGGAGTTGGAGCGGGGATCAGGTGGTAATTCATTTTCAGGTGCTGATACTTCTCTGGATCAGCCACAGAGAGTTGATGGCCAAATTGTCACAGACTCTGATGATGAAGTGGACACTGATGAAGAAGGAGAAAACAAAGAATTATTTGATTCTGCTGCCTTAGCAGCCCTCTTGAAAGCTGCGACTGGTGCTGACCCAGATGGGGGAAGTATCACAATAACCTCTCAAGATGGATCTAGGCTGTTTTCGGTAGAGCGCCCTGCAGGTCTGGGATCTTCATTGCGATCCTTGAGACCTACTCCCCGACCAAACCGCCCCAACATCTTTACTCCGTCCACTTTTTCAAACAGTGGAGATTCTGAGAGCAACTTGACCGATGAGGAGAAGAAGAAGTTGGAGAGGTTACAGCAGATCCAAGTGAAATTTTTGAGGCTTCTGCACAGGCTAGGTCTTTCAACCGATGAATCAGTAGCAGCACAGGTTATCTACAGATTAACTCTTGCTGCAGGAAGGCAAATTGGTCAACTGTTTAGCACTGAAGCTGCCAAAGCAATGGCGCTGCAGCTTGAAGCAGAGGAGAAAGATAATTTGGACTTCTCCTTGAACATACTGGTTCTTGGCAAATCTGGAGTGGGAAAAAGTGCTACGCTAAACTCAATTTTTGGGGAAGAGAAGGCTCAGATTGACGCATTTCAGCCTGCCACAACTACTGTGAAAGAAATATCTGGATTTGTGGATGGAGTGAAGCTTCGGGTTTTTGATACACCTGGCCTCAAATGCTCAGCGATGGAACAGTCTTTCAACCGCAGTATCTTGTCCTCAGTGAAgaaattgaccaagaaaaatccACCAGACATTGTCCTTTATGTGGACAGGCTGGACGCTCAAACTAGAGACCTCAATGATCTGCCACTACTGAGGACCATATCTGGCTCTCTTGGATCCTCAACCTGGCGAAGTGCTATAGTGACCCTCACGCATGCTGCGTCTGCACCTCCAGATGGACCATCTGGTTCCCCTATGAGTTATGAGGCCTTTGTTACTCAAAGATCTCATGTTGTTCAGCACTCTATTGGGCAAGCTGTAGGTGATCTCCGCATGATGAGTCCAAGCCTTATGAATCCTGTTTCACTTGTGGAAAACCATCCTTCATGTCGGAGGAACAGGGAAGGCCAGAAAGTGCTACCTAACGGCCAAACTTGGAGACCTCAGTTGTTGTTGTTATTCTATTCAATGAAGATTTTGTCAGAAGCAGGTTCCCTCTCGAAGCCTCAAGATCCATTTGACCACCGCAAGCTCTTTGGATTCCGGGTTCGCTCACCACCTCTTCCATATATGTTGTCTTCAATGTTGCAGTCCCGTGCACACCCAAAGCTTTCTACTGAGCAGGGTGGGGAGATTGGTGATTCTGATATCGACCTGGATGATTTGTCAGACATAGacaatgatgatgaagatgagtaTGACCAGCTTCCTCCTTTCAGGCCTCTTAGAAAAGCTCAAATTGCAAAGCTCAGCAAAGAGCAGAGGAAGGCCTACTTTGACGAGTATGACTACCGGGTGAAGCTCCTTCAGAAAAAACAATGGAAAGAGGAACTGAAGAGAATGAAAGAGatgaaaacaaagggaaaggatGCTGAGATTGTCAATGGTTTCACAGAAGAAGATGCAGATTCAGCAGCCGCAGCTCCCGTGGCAGTTCCATTACCTGACATGGTGCTGCCTCCTTCTTTCGATGGTGATAATCCTGCCTACAGATACCGATTCTTAGAGCCAACTTCACAGTTTCTAGCCAGGCCTGTTCTGGATACCCATAGCTGGGACCATGATTGCGGGTATGATGGTGTCAATGTTGAAAACAGTTTGGCTATTCTGAATCGCTTTCCAGCAGCTGTCACTGTTCAAGTCACAAAAGATAAGAAAGATTTCAGCATTAGTTTGGACTCCTCTATTGCTGCTAAGCATGGGGAGAATGTGTCAAGCATGGCAGGATTTGATATCCAAAGTATTGGAAAGCAGCTTGCATATGTTGTCCGCGGTGAAAccaaattcaaaaatttgaagaagaacAGGACCGCTGGTGGGGTATCTATAACGTTCTTGGGGGAGAACGTGGTCCCTGGGATCAAGATTGAAGACCAGATTACTTTGGGCAAGCAGTATGCCTTGGTAGGCAGCGCTGGGGTTGTTAGAGCTCAGCAGGACAATGCTTATGGAGCCAACTTTGAGTTGCAGCGCAGGGAGCAGGATTTTCCTATTGGCCAGGTGCAATCCACATTCAGCATGTCAGTGATCAAATGGAGGGGGGACTTGGCTCTAGGTTTCAACAGTCTAGCTCAGTTCTCTGTCGGGCGTGGTTCAAAAGTTGCTGTGCGTGCAGGAATAAATAATAAGCTGAGTGGACAGGTTACAGTGAGGGCAAGCAGTTCAGAACATCTCTCTCTTGCACTCGCAGCTGTCATCCCGACTGTAATTTCCATCTACAAGAAACTGTGTCCTGGTGTTGGCGAGAAGCACTTGATGTATTAG
- the LOC113698750 gene encoding G-type lectin S-receptor-like serine/threonine-protein kinase LECRK3 gives MAVFLLFLLSSVSCLATALAQQSHLNISLGSSLTPTGNSSSWSSHSGLFAFGFYQQGNGYAVGIYLAGIPGKTVIWTANRLSPVFPSNVSLVLSSDGRLILQHTQGQDIVIADPSESISSASMLDSGNFVLYNSDKKIVWQSFEDPTNTLLPGQQLATGHELYSSVSETDDSTGIFRIKMQDDGNLVQYPVRKPDTSEYAYYASNTFGNGVTLNLDGDGHLYLINSSLTILSNLTKGGYPQDGRVYMAKIDVDGIFRLYSYSSNHGNRSILWESVEDKCAPKGLCGPNGFCTMMDNVSECRCPPGFDFVNPGNWSSGCERNFTAESCKSNSITNVKYEIRSLENTVWEDNAFATMETSTQEDCEKQCLDDCNCEAAFYKDGECRKQKLPLTYGKRTSDSNVALVKVGTLASISEGVIPSSPPKSIKKEIRVDILVIGISLAVFGVMISVIAGVYVHRNQVRAYKKITQNGNVEYVEDAAPKAFTFDELEVATNDFREELGRGAFGAVYKGVLPNSGKVVAVKKLEKLLVEGEKEFQNEIRVIGRTHHRNLVQLLGYCLDGNKRLLVYEYMSNGSLGNILFKPENHPWWDERIRIASDVARGILYLHEECETQIIHCDIKPENILMDDSRCAKISDFGLAKPLDHDRTRTYTAVRGTRGYVAPEWHRNLPVTVKADVYSYGILLLEIICCRKNVDSRFPEEQSILEVWAYDCFVDGELHKLVGEEEAVDMTKLERMIRIALWCIQNEPTLRPSMKKVVLMLEGTVDVPVPPSPDSFFSAM, from the coding sequence ATGGCTGTATTCTTACTCTTCCTTTTATCATCTGTATCCTGTTTAGCTACAGCATTAGCTCAACAAAGCCATCTAAATATAAGCCTTGGTTCTTCTCTAACACCTACAGGCAACTCATCATCATGGTCGTCGCATTCAGGTCTATTTGCCTTTGGTTTTTACCAGCAAGGCAATGGCTATGCTGTTGGGATATATCTTGCGGGAATCCCTGGAAAAACTGTAATATGGACAGCCAACAGGCTCAGCCCTGTTTTTCCAAGCAATGTTTCACTGGTGTTATCAAGCGATGGAAGGCTGATTTTGCAGCACACACAGGGCCAGGACATCGTTATTGCTGATCCTTCCGAAAGCATTTCTTCGGCTTCGATGTTGGATTCAGGAAACTTTGTCCTATACAATTCTGATAAGAAAATTGTATGGCAGAGTTTTGAGGATCCGACGAACACTTTGTTGCCTGGTCAGCAGCTGGCAACTGGTCACGAGCTGTATTCTAGTGTTTCAGAAACTGATGATTCGACGGGGATTTTTCGGATAAAGATGCAGGATGATGGAAACCTGGTGCAGTATCCTGTGAGAAAGCCAGACACATCCGAATACGCCTACTATGCATCTAACACATTCGGAAATGGTGTCACTCTGAATCTGGATGGTGATGGTCATCTCTACTTGATCAATTCAAGCTTAACTATATTGTCTAATCTAACCAAAGGAGGATATCCTCAAGATGGAAGAGTATATATGGCAAAAATTGATGTGGATGGCATATTTCGATTGTATTCATACTCTTCAAATCATGGCAACAGGTCCATCTTGTGGGAATCTGTGGAGGATAAATGTGCTCCTAAAGGCCTATGTGGGCCTAATGGTTTCTGTACCATGATGGACAATGTTTCTGAATGCAGATGTCCTCCTGGATTTGACTTCGTAAATCCAGGAAATTGGAGTTCAGGCTGTGAGAGGAATTTTACTGCAGAAAGTTGTAAATCTAATAGTATTACCAATGTCAAGTACGAGATTAGGTCATTGGAAAATACAGTATGGGAAGATAATGCCTTTGCTACAATGGAAACAAGCACACAAGAAGACTGTGAAAAGCAGTGCCTTGATGATTGCAACTGTGAAGCAGCATTTTACAAAGATGGAGAGTGTAGAAAACAAAAGCTCCCATTGACATATGGGAAAAGGACAAGTGACTCGAATGTCGCTCTGGTCAAGGTGGGTACACTTGCATCCATCAGTGAAGGTGTAATTCCCAGTAGTCCTCCAAAAAGCATCAAAAAAGAAATTCGTGTGGATATCCTAGTTATTGGGATTTCACTCGCTGTTTTTGGAGTCATGATCTCTGTAATTGCAGGGGTTTATGTTCACAGAAATCAGGTGCGGGCCTATAAGAAAATAACGCAAAATGGAAATGTGGAATATGTGGAGGATGCGGCTCCAAAAGCCTTCACCTTTGATGAACTGGAGGTAGCAACAAATGATTTCAGAGAAGAATTGGGCAGAGGAGCATTTGGTGCTGTATACAAAGGGGTTTTGCCAAATTCAGGGAAAGTAGTTGCTGTGAAAAAACTAGAGAAACTCTTAGTAGAAGGGGAAAAGGAGTTTCAAAATGAAATCAGAGTAATCGGGAGAACACACCACCGCAATCTTGTCCAGCTGCTTGGCTACTGCCTTGATGGAAATAAAAGGCTTCTGGTGTATGAATATATGAGTAATGGATCATTGGGGAATATTCTCTTCAAGCCAGAAAATCATCCTTGGTGGGATGAAAGAATCAGAATTGCTTCTGACGTTGCAAGAGGAATTCTTTATTTACATGAAGAGTGTGAGACACAGATCATCCACTGTGACATCAAACCTGAAAATATACTCATGGACGACAGCAGGTGCGCGAAGATATCCGACTTTGGATTGGCAAAGCCATTAGATCATGACAGGACAAGAACTTATACTGCGGTAAGAGGAACAAGAGGTTATGTTGCACCAGAATGGCATCGTAATTTGCCAGTGACAGTTAAAGCGGATGTTTACAGCTATGGAATATTGCTGCTAGAGATCATATGCTGTCGAAAGAATGTAGACTCTAGGTTTCCTGAGGAACAATCCATTCTTGAAGTGTGGGCTTATGATTGTTTCGTGGATGGTGAACTCCATAAACTAGTGGGGGAGGAAGAGGCAGTTGACATGACAAAGCTAGAAAGAATGATCAGAATTGCTTTGTGGTGCATCCAGAATGAGCCGACACTCCGACCATCCATGAAGAAAGTTGTTCTTATGCTAGAAGGGACTGTTGATGTTCCAGTTCCTCCCAGTCCAGATTCTTTTTTCAGTGCTATGTAA